The Alosa sapidissima isolate fAloSap1 chromosome 8, fAloSap1.pri, whole genome shotgun sequence genome contains a region encoding:
- the LOC121715980 gene encoding izumo sperm-egg fusion protein 1 isoform X2 encodes MFKFSPPILLLLLYSSPVVQTCLQCDRVVVYIHEDFLVSQKDLTIQEQKDLQNIIDHGYVTFQEASKQYHGVIDPTTLYRARTEYHSEFDRYWQDKRGDNIHTEMMTILAKGKMILEKHLESFVQKGLCPNKCGLLYQIVMNCDSCKYEQRTCPSATPPKDCGDHHLEAEEGDEVVLDCFLSWHSLVTGHKDYHYSWRPGLQNVTPGDEFQVLVVTPDSNIILNQLVVAEQGVYLCLLQDNNGTVYSRTSFTLTVSTLPLTTPRPIMTLPSVPKRRDGVMLYPDTLLIILGLLSALSLAASLTLLIALRSVRMLFPLKPISEMTKNLEPIMTTCLA; translated from the exons ATGTTCAAATTCAGTCCTCCCATCTTGTTGTTGCTGCTATATTCATCTCCTGTGGTGCAGACTTGCCTGCAGTGTGACCGAGTGGTGGTCTATATCCATGAGGATTTCCTAGTGAGCCAAAAAGACCTCACCATTCAAGAGCAGAAGGACTTACAAAACATCATTGACCATGGCTATGTCACTTTTCAAGAAGCCAGCAAGCAATACCATGGGGTCATTG ACCCCACCACACTGTACCGAGCCCGCACTGAGTACCACAGTGAGTTTGACCGCTACTGGCAAGACAAACGAGGAG ATAACATTCATACAGAGATGATGACGATCTTGGCGAAAGGGAAGATGATTCTTGAGAAACATTTGGAGAGTTTCGTTCAGaagg GTCTCTGTCCGAACAAATGCG GTTTGTTGTATCAGATTGTTATGAACTGTGACTCATGCAAATATGAGCAACGTACCTGCCCATCAGCCACACCTCCTAAAGACTGTGGTG ACCACCATTTGGAGGCTGAGGAGGGGGATGAGGTGGTGCTGGACTGTTTCCTGTCCTGGCACAGCCTGGTCACTGGGCACAAGGACTACCACTACTCCTGGAGACCCGGCCTACAGAAC GTGACGCCTGGAGATGAGTTTCAGGTCCTGGTGGTGACGCCTGACTCAAACATAATCCTTAACCAGCTGGTGGTGGCTGAGCAGGGTGTGTACCTATGCCTCCTACAGGACAACAACGGTACTGTCTACTCCCGCACTTCCTTTACTCTCACAG tgtccaCACTTCCCCTGACCACCCCTCGGCCGATCATGACCCTTCCCTCGGTGCCGAAGCGTCGTGATGGCGTGATGCTGTACCCAGACAcgctcctcatcatcctgggtCTCCTCTCCGCCCTCAGCCTGGCCGCTAGCCTCACACTGCTCATCGCCCTCag